In the Leptospira barantonii genome, GGAATCCGTCAGCATATCCTCGATACGTTTTCCGAAATCGATATCGAAACGAGAGGTATGAACGTTTACACGACTCTCGATTACGATAAACAAGACGCCGCGGAGAAATCGCTTCGAGAAGGAATCGAATCGGTTCGCAAAAAGCTCGGAGACGTCAAAGCCGCTTACGTAAAAAAGGGCGACTCCGAAGAAGCGAGAATCCAACAATCCATCATAGACAACATGAACGGTTCATTGATCTCGATCAACCCGAACAACGGTTATATCGAGGCGATGGTTGGTAGTTACAAAATTTCTAATATATTCAGACTGAACCGCGCCGTGTCCGCGCTCAGACAACCCGGTTCCACGATCAAGGCGCTCGTTTACGCGATCGCTTTCGAGAATAGAATCATCACTCCGTCCTCCAAGGTTATGGACGAAGGAATCAATATCCGAGGTTATTCTCCTAAGAACTGGTACAAAGGTTTTAAAGGGGAAACCACCGCAAGAATCGCGTTCGCCCAATCGATCAACACGATCGCGGTAAAATTGTTAAACGAATTCGGAGTGAACGACTTCTTGGAAAAAGTTTCGATGATCCTCGACATCGATAAGGCGACTCTTGAAAAAAGATTCCAACCCAATCTTTCTCTCGCACTCGGTTCCGGAGAATTGTCGCCGATGGAACTCGCTTTGATCTACGCGACGATCGCAAACGGCGGAAAAAAAGTAACTCCTATTCAGATCTTAAGAATCACGGACTTTGAAGGAAGCGAAATGTTTTCCGCTCCTCTCAAGGATCCGAACGAAGCGATTCAAATTCTCGATCCAGTCGCTTGTGCGGAAACGATCAATCTTCTCGAAGCGGTGTTAAGCGAACAAGGAACGATGAAGCTCAAACTCAAAGCGGAAGATTCCTTTCCAATGGGAGGTAAGACGGGAACCGTTCAATCTCCGAAAGAAGCGCGTAAGAAATGGGGATCTCGCAAAGGAGTAAGAGACGCTTGGTTCGCGGGTGTGAATCCGGATTTAGTAACCACGGTGTGGATCGGAAACGACGTGGGCGCTCCGTTTGAAGGTTCCGGTTCCGCGATCAGCGGAAACATCTGGTTTCGTTATGCGAGTTACGTAGCAAGAAACATAGGTTTTTCGGAAACTCTCGTCAAACCGTTTAACGGTGATTTTGTGAAGGTGGACGTTTGTGGAGAGACCGGTTTGTTGCTTCATTCTTCCGTACCTTGTATGTATCCTTTGTACGGTCAGTATTATTATATCGGCGAACAACCTCCGGCTCCTTCCGGTGCGACATCCACTACGACCGCACAGGAGAATTCTTTCCAAGAACCGGGAACTGCTTCGGGCGAAAGAACGATTCTTCCGCAAGCGGAAGACGGGGACGGAGATTCCGTGGAACTGGAACTTCCCGAGTCTACAGAAAATCCGCCAAACTAGGATAACGTTTCGCCTTTTCCGATATTAGAAAAGCCTCATACGGCGACCAAAGAAAAATCCAAGGATATTCCTTGAGAAGAATCTGCAAAACCTTGGTAGTTTCCGATTCCAGATTTAAGGAATCGGAACTTCTCGCTTTGGAAAAAAGAATTTCGAGTTCCTTGTTTTCGTAATGCGCTCGGTTCCCACCGTTGCCCTTATCCTTTCCCGAAAACAACGGATCGATAAAGTTCCAAGCTCCAGGAAGATCGGCGTACCAAAAAAGTAACGTTAGATCTCCTTTGCCTTCGGAATTCTCCTTATAAAGAATCGCCTTTTCCATCGGACTGATTTTCACCTTCAATCCGAGTTGTTTTAAAAAACCGGCCAAAGCCAATCCGTTCGCGCTGTTCTCTTCGTCTCCTCGCATTCTAAAATCGATTTCTCGCTCGAGAATTTTAGGATAACAGGACGATTTTTTGAGATACTCCTTCGCCCTTTCGAGAGAACGAGTTTGTATCAGAAGAATTTCCGGATTTCCCGCGACCACTTCCTGAATCTTGGATTGTCCGATCGTTTCCGGCGGAACCGATCCGAACGTGGAATCGGCGTTTCCTTCCAACAACTTATCGATCACAAGTTTGGGATCGACCGCGGTATTCAACGCTTTTCTAAAGTGATTGTCGAAACAAGATTCTTTCGCGTTGATCGCAACGTATTGAACGCCCGCGCCTTTTCGAAAACGAAGATTCTCTTTTTGAATATGCGGATTTTTTAATAGAAAATTGGGAAGACGCATGAGGTCCATTCTCCCCTTGGAAAAAAGAAACACTCCGGTGGAAGCCGAAGCCAAAACCCTCAGCCGGATTTTTTTAGG is a window encoding:
- a CDS encoding ABC transporter substrate-binding protein, with the protein product MDRFSLLNTSLPFFAGILVLSLLFSGCNSREEDPEELILSIPSDPISLDPIFSTDLSSRTLGKFLYPFLFQKTPDGKPAYQLVESFVLSGKGEVRSLKLKLRSHLLTNGEELKSEQVRDSLQRLMTTPGPRRNQYSFIKEVNVLSEKEIELKISGGLRQAVDALSMPPAGIVCCKTNEDETLEAESFETLEKNNAVSIPKAGKYVLKEWKKNNYILLEKNPNVAEDLPKKIRLRVLASASTGVFLFSKGRMDLMRLPNFLLKNPHIQKENLRFRKGAGVQYVAINAKESCFDNHFRKALNTAVDPKLVIDKLLEGNADSTFGSVPPETIGQSKIQEVVAGNPEILLIQTRSLERAKEYLKKSSCYPKILEREIDFRMRGDEENSANGLALAGFLKQLGLKVKISPMEKAILYKENSEGKGDLTLLFWYADLPGAWNFIDPLFSGKDKGNGGNRAHYENKELEILFSKARSSDSLNLESETTKVLQILLKEYPWIFLWSPYEAFLISEKAKRYPSLADFL
- a CDS encoding transglycosylase domain-containing protein, producing MASDNEKKISAFISIKETLVKLFLFSKAHWRQILRYATIAFIAISSFLIGGSYVVWLSKKDEVVSNLDKFKNEVTNYYEVSQIRPIRILDRNGKLIGEFSRRKFKPIRTDNLKEHGNIVWALLSSEDREFYNHHGINYTALLRAILINLTTFQKQGGSTITQQLAKLTLDLGARNIFNKITEFYCTFYLESQFDKNTILSMYLNRIFLGEGNTGVEEASRYYFNKAATELTPEEAAMLVGIIPAPSNYNPVRSLKTALKRQRLVLTPMSENQNLHPNPSSIGKNFAKKLDAGVKSFRSFYKVDITKDGEKEFYSSDIARYGFDKDFTVNLAPDFNYGIRQHILDTFSEIDIETRGMNVYTTLDYDKQDAAEKSLREGIESVRKKLGDVKAAYVKKGDSEEARIQQSIIDNMNGSLISINPNNGYIEAMVGSYKISNIFRLNRAVSALRQPGSTIKALVYAIAFENRIITPSSKVMDEGINIRGYSPKNWYKGFKGETTARIAFAQSINTIAVKLLNEFGVNDFLEKVSMILDIDKATLEKRFQPNLSLALGSGELSPMELALIYATIANGGKKVTPIQILRITDFEGSEMFSAPLKDPNEAIQILDPVACAETINLLEAVLSEQGTMKLKLKAEDSFPMGGKTGTVQSPKEARKKWGSRKGVRDAWFAGVNPDLVTTVWIGNDVGAPFEGSGSAISGNIWFRYASYVARNIGFSETLVKPFNGDFVKVDVCGETGLLLHSSVPCMYPLYGQYYYIGEQPPAPSGATSTTTAQENSFQEPGTASGERTILPQAEDGDGDSVELELPESTENPPN